In one Nicotiana sylvestris chromosome 8, ASM39365v2, whole genome shotgun sequence genomic region, the following are encoded:
- the LOC104220316 gene encoding uncharacterized protein yields MAIQRRLATVDRLANWGIQVTHSCVLCGGDIEETHDHLYFECPYSQSLWTGMLEWLSYQRKVENWEDEVQWLSTDVNNRNPRKTLLGVVFAVVVYHIWMERNERRFQNQRREVKDRAKDIVMQVHITGQKKCKWTPILSTLNSYPNCNS; encoded by the coding sequence ATGGCAATACAAAGAAGGCTGGCCACAGTTGACAGACTAGCAAATTGGGGAATTCAGGTGACTCACTCTTGTGTACTGTGTGGAGGTGACATAGAAGAGACACATGATCACTTGTATTTCGAGTGTCCATATTCACAGAGCTTATGGACAGGCATGCTAGAATGGTTAAGCTACCAGAGAAAGGTTGAAAACTGGGAAGATGAGGTGCAGTGGTTAAGTACCGATGTAAACAATAGAAATCCAAGGAAAACTTTGCTAGGAGTGGTGTTTGCAGTAGTAGTATATCACATCTGGATGGAGCGAAATGAAAGAAGATTTCAAAACCAGAGAAGAGAGGTCAAAGATAGAGCAAAAGACATTGTCATGCAGGTGCACATAACAGGACAGAAGAAATGTAAATGGACACCAATATTGAGTACACTAAATAGTTATCCTAATTGTAATTCATAG